A region of Streptomyces sp. WMMC500 DNA encodes the following proteins:
- a CDS encoding SDR family NAD(P)-dependent oxidoreductase, translating to MQLKDTVALVTGGTAGLGLATARRLVAAGARVLVMGRSEATGRAAADGLGPLAAFVAGDVTEDEAVGRVLDAAGEMGELRTVVCCAGTTYSKQILGRRVMRADEFEAVIRTNLFGTFNVIRQAVPRMAAQPLVEEDRGVVITTSSIAAWDGQNGQCAYAASKAAIAGMTLPLARELAPHAIRVVDIAPGLFDTRLTSAVPDGVLEHLRGQVPHPKRFGSGDEFAALAEHVIGNSMLNGETVRLDAGLRMAPL from the coding sequence GTGCAGCTCAAGGACACGGTGGCACTGGTCACCGGCGGTACGGCGGGCCTGGGGCTGGCGACCGCGCGCCGGCTGGTGGCGGCGGGCGCGCGGGTGCTGGTCATGGGGCGCTCGGAGGCCACCGGGCGGGCCGCCGCCGACGGACTCGGCCCGCTGGCCGCCTTCGTCGCCGGCGACGTGACGGAGGACGAGGCGGTCGGGCGGGTCCTGGACGCGGCCGGGGAGATGGGCGAGCTGCGCACCGTCGTCTGCTGCGCGGGAACCACGTACAGCAAGCAGATCCTCGGCAGGCGCGTGATGCGCGCGGACGAGTTCGAGGCGGTCATCCGCACCAACCTCTTCGGCACCTTCAACGTCATCCGGCAGGCGGTTCCGCGCATGGCGGCGCAGCCGCTCGTCGAGGAGGACCGCGGCGTGGTCATCACCACGTCCTCCATCGCCGCCTGGGACGGGCAGAACGGGCAGTGCGCGTACGCCGCCTCCAAGGCCGCCATCGCGGGGATGACGCTGCCGCTGGCGCGGGAGCTGGCGCCGCACGCCATCCGCGTGGTCGACATCGCGCCCGGCCTGTTCGACACCCGGCTGACGTCGGCGGTGCCCGACGGGGTGCTCGAACACCTGCGGGGGCAGGTGCCGCACCCCAAGCGGTTCGGCAGCGGCGACGAGTTCGCCGCGCTGGCGGAGCACGTCATCGGCAACTCGATGCTGAACGGCGAGACCGTGCGCCTGGACGCCGGCCTGCGGATGGCCCCGCTCTGA
- a CDS encoding ketoacyl-ACP synthase III, whose product MKKTSLGIVGVGHHLPGAPVSNEAVAETASVDIEWIRERTGIESRHYAAPEALTSDLATQAARRAIEVAPIGADMIAVGTSTPDRLSPSTACYVQRNLGLSGGPALDVSAGCSGFLYALSVATAMVAAGLARRPLVVAVDVLTRFVDPTDRRVAPLFGDAAGAVQLGPVPDGYGILALELWADGTLSEIAGLPLHGGYFQMDGRGVKRVVMEMGPKILEAALAKAGVRLDQLNRVLVHQANPKLVRWLGDFVGLPPEVVPDYGRLTGNTAGASVPVAFSMAHAERPFRDGDLFALLAVGAGMTGGAAIVRWHDPAAAA is encoded by the coding sequence ATGAAAAAAACCTCGTTAGGCATCGTCGGAGTAGGGCACCATCTGCCTGGCGCCCCCGTGTCCAACGAGGCGGTGGCGGAGACCGCCAGCGTCGACATCGAGTGGATCCGCGAACGGACCGGAATCGAAAGCCGGCACTACGCCGCACCCGAGGCGCTGACCTCCGACCTCGCCACGCAGGCCGCCCGCCGCGCAATCGAAGTCGCCCCCATCGGCGCGGATATGATCGCGGTCGGCACCAGCACCCCCGACCGGCTGTCCCCCTCCACCGCCTGCTACGTGCAGCGGAATCTCGGCCTGTCCGGCGGGCCGGCACTCGACGTCAGCGCCGGCTGCTCCGGGTTCCTGTACGCGCTCTCCGTCGCCACCGCCATGGTCGCCGCCGGACTGGCCAGGCGCCCACTCGTGGTCGCCGTCGACGTCCTCACCCGCTTCGTCGACCCGACGGACCGCCGCGTCGCGCCGCTCTTCGGCGACGCCGCCGGAGCCGTCCAACTGGGGCCTGTACCGGACGGGTACGGGATCCTCGCGCTGGAGCTGTGGGCAGACGGCACCCTGTCGGAGATCGCGGGCTTGCCCCTCCACGGCGGCTACTTCCAGATGGACGGGCGCGGGGTGAAAAGGGTCGTCATGGAGATGGGCCCGAAGATCCTCGAAGCCGCGCTCGCCAAGGCCGGCGTGCGGCTGGACCAGCTCAACCGGGTCCTCGTCCACCAGGCCAACCCCAAGCTGGTCCGCTGGCTCGGCGACTTCGTCGGCCTCCCGCCGGAGGTGGTGCCCGACTACGGCCGGCTGACGGGCAACACGGCGGGCGCCTCGGTGCCGGTGGCGTTCTCGATGGCCCACGCCGAGCGGCCGTTCCGCGACGGCGACCTGTTCGCGCTGCTGGCCGTGGGCGCCGGCATGACCGGGGGCGCGGCGATCGTGCGCTGGCACGACCCGGCCGCCGCGGCCTGA
- a CDS encoding arylamine N-acetyltransferase, which translates to MLDAEMTAAYLERIGADRPERPDAAALRRLHERHVLSVPFDTLDFHIPREVFYKDARVVDKIVRERRGGVCGETSTAFHFLLRSLGFATTMHHGRVWFGDRLSAPYNHLLLSVDIDREKWIVDVGFGKTSRYPLLRDSEEPQRNAHGEFVVRKVDGRTYDVFRNGKPQFRFYDEEVDLSVDLDQVVWWMGTCPESPTLQNMICSRPTEEGRVTLKDDVLTVVSGDERETEKLTGDAEVLAAYEKWFGFTLPERPVPGPHARHDPSRVMAVERD; encoded by the coding sequence GTGCTGGACGCCGAGATGACGGCCGCCTATCTGGAACGGATCGGGGCCGACCGGCCGGAGCGCCCCGACGCGGCGGCGCTGCGCCGGCTGCACGAGCGGCATGTGCTGTCAGTGCCGTTCGACACCCTGGACTTCCACATTCCGCGGGAGGTCTTCTACAAGGACGCGCGGGTCGTGGACAAGATCGTGCGGGAGCGCCGCGGCGGCGTGTGCGGAGAGACCAGTACCGCCTTCCACTTCCTGCTGCGGTCCCTGGGATTCGCGACCACGATGCACCACGGCAGGGTCTGGTTCGGCGACCGGCTGTCCGCGCCGTACAACCACCTCCTGCTGTCGGTGGACATCGACCGGGAAAAGTGGATCGTCGATGTCGGATTCGGCAAGACATCCCGGTATCCGCTGCTGCGTGACTCCGAGGAGCCGCAGCGCAATGCGCACGGCGAGTTCGTCGTCCGCAAGGTCGACGGCCGGACGTACGACGTGTTCCGCAACGGCAAGCCGCAATTCCGCTTCTACGACGAAGAGGTGGACCTGTCCGTCGACCTCGACCAGGTCGTCTGGTGGATGGGCACCTGCCCCGAGTCGCCGACGCTGCAGAACATGATCTGCTCCCGGCCGACGGAGGAAGGCCGGGTGACCCTCAAGGACGACGTGCTGACCGTCGTCAGCGGCGACGAGCGGGAGACCGAGAAGCTCACCGGCGACGCCGAGGTGCTCGCGGCGTACGAGAAGTGGTTCGGGT